A genomic stretch from Lysobacter soyae includes:
- a CDS encoding twin transmembrane helix small protein: MNPSLKLVLIVGFLIVILWNLGAGLYYMLTDKGQSKRTVNALTRRIAFSVAMILLVILAIYMGWITPHGVGG; this comes from the coding sequence ATGAACCCGTCTTTGAAGCTGGTGTTGATCGTCGGATTCCTCATCGTGATCCTTTGGAATCTCGGCGCGGGTCTGTACTACATGCTGACTGACAAGGGTCAGTCCAAACGCACCGTCAATGCGCTGACGCGCCGCATTGCATTCTCGGTGGCGATGATTCTGCTGGTGATCCTTGCCATTTACATGGGTTGGATCACCCCGCACGGTGTGGGCGGCTAA
- a CDS encoding SURF1 family protein, whose amino-acid sequence MTPTLRRFWKYWLLAAVVMALFVRLGVWQLHRKAEKEALFAQVQAQIDARKAQPLAVAFAPDRMQAFDWAVGSCLLDGRHVVMLDNQLNDGQPGIRAFAPCAVDASGRSVMLDFGWYPLGPNRIMPKPLLPAQLEVQGLLMPPPSGGLVADQVQKGNGVTVVTRIDARSLKQALGNTPVAPRVMRLDPALKVGGKRDFHVFPTTMPPEKHFAYAVQWFAMAAAIFVITLLLSLRARKK is encoded by the coding sequence ATGACACCAACATTGCGCCGGTTTTGGAAGTATTGGCTGCTGGCTGCGGTGGTCATGGCGCTGTTCGTGCGCTTGGGCGTGTGGCAGTTGCATCGCAAGGCCGAGAAAGAGGCCTTGTTTGCGCAAGTCCAGGCCCAAATCGACGCGCGCAAGGCGCAGCCCTTGGCCGTCGCGTTTGCACCAGATCGTATGCAAGCCTTCGATTGGGCAGTCGGCAGCTGTTTGCTGGATGGCCGCCACGTGGTGATGCTCGACAACCAATTGAATGACGGCCAGCCGGGCATCCGTGCGTTCGCGCCCTGTGCGGTCGATGCTTCCGGACGCAGTGTGATGCTGGATTTCGGTTGGTATCCGTTGGGCCCCAATCGCATCATGCCGAAACCGCTGCTGCCCGCGCAGCTCGAGGTGCAAGGCCTGTTGATGCCACCGCCCTCCGGCGGATTGGTTGCCGACCAAGTACAAAAGGGCAACGGCGTGACGGTGGTGACGCGCATCGACGCGCGTTCCTTGAAGCAAGCCTTGGGGAATACCCCCGTTGCACCGCGCGTGATGCGACTCGATCCGGCCCTGAAGGTCGGCGGCAAGCGCGATTTCCACGTTTTCCCGACCACGATGCCGCCCGAGAAACACTTCGCCTATGCGGTGCAGTGGTTCGCCATGGCCGCGGCCATTTTCGTGATCACGCTGCTATTGAGCCTGAGGGCCCGAAAGAAATGA
- a CDS encoding cytochrome c oxidase assembly protein, whose protein sequence is MPTDPQPKANTRGLGKLLIVVALAFAFTFSLVPLYRVACEKVFGVKVDQGPATGAKAKEAADPNRWITVEFDGVVNSKLPWSFHPNTRSMKVQVGKQYETSYFAKNISNAVVVGNAVPSVEPARGSGYFNKTECFCFTEQKLAAGEIKDMPVRFIVDPALPADVKTLTLSYVFYQNDSLTESVRHAAAGKLPSTAHTAP, encoded by the coding sequence GTGCCCACTGATCCGCAACCCAAAGCCAATACTCGCGGCCTGGGCAAGTTGCTGATCGTGGTGGCGCTGGCCTTTGCTTTCACCTTCTCGCTGGTGCCGCTGTATCGGGTCGCTTGTGAAAAAGTGTTTGGCGTGAAAGTCGACCAAGGTCCGGCCACGGGTGCGAAGGCGAAAGAAGCGGCCGACCCCAATCGTTGGATCACCGTCGAATTCGACGGCGTGGTCAATTCGAAGTTGCCCTGGAGCTTCCATCCGAACACCCGTTCGATGAAGGTGCAGGTCGGCAAGCAATACGAAACCAGCTATTTCGCGAAGAACATCAGCAACGCGGTTGTGGTCGGCAATGCCGTGCCTTCCGTCGAGCCGGCACGCGGTTCGGGTTACTTCAACAAGACCGAGTGCTTCTGTTTCACCGAACAAAAACTGGCCGCAGGCGAAATCAAGGACATGCCTGTGCGCTTCATCGTTGATCCCGCCTTGCCGGCGGATGTGAAAACGCTGACCCTGTCCTACGTGTTTTATCAAAATGATTCGTTGACGGAATCCGTGCGCCATGCGGCCGCGGGCAAGTTGCCCTCAACGGCGCATACCGCCCCTTGA
- a CDS encoding YeiH family protein, whose translation MQVDARAKAAQPEWKRILPGAAFALMMGAVGLWLARLTFFQNLGLSALPLAILLGLIIGNSGLISNVPALNPGLEFAKAKLLRLGIILFGFKLTFQDIAHVGLPGIAIAIAMVASVLVVTWVLGKYLFKMDDETTLLVGTGAAICGAAAVLAAEPVLKAKSHAVSVAVATVVVFGTLAMFLYPLIGHALGMQPYAYGLYAGSTIHEVAQVVVAGRAFGEEAANYAVIEKMIRVILLAPFLFALSAWLRARTQATTHTRTPLVIPWFAVLFMLVGAFNSLHLLDPAWVQGILQFDNWILAAAMAALGVRTHWRSVKQAGAKPLLLATSVFVWLIVGGYAINTLVLLLFV comes from the coding sequence ATGCAGGTTGACGCGCGGGCCAAGGCGGCCCAGCCGGAATGGAAACGCATTCTGCCGGGTGCGGCATTTGCCTTGATGATGGGCGCGGTCGGATTGTGGCTGGCGCGTTTAACCTTCTTTCAAAACCTGGGCTTATCGGCATTGCCGCTGGCGATTTTGTTGGGTCTGATCATTGGCAACAGCGGGCTGATCTCGAACGTTCCGGCCTTGAATCCGGGTTTGGAATTTGCCAAAGCCAAGCTGCTGCGCCTTGGCATCATTCTGTTCGGCTTCAAGCTCACCTTTCAGGACATCGCCCACGTCGGACTACCCGGCATTGCCATTGCGATCGCGATGGTGGCCAGCGTATTGGTCGTCACTTGGGTGCTCGGCAAATACCTGTTCAAGATGGATGACGAAACCACTTTGCTGGTGGGCACCGGCGCAGCCATTTGCGGCGCGGCCGCGGTGTTGGCTGCCGAGCCGGTGCTGAAAGCGAAATCGCACGCGGTGTCGGTGGCCGTCGCGACCGTCGTCGTGTTCGGCACGCTCGCCATGTTCCTGTATCCGCTGATCGGTCACGCCTTGGGCATGCAGCCCTACGCCTATGGCTTGTATGCCGGCAGCACCATCCATGAAGTGGCACAGGTGGTAGTGGCTGGTCGTGCGTTTGGCGAGGAAGCCGCCAATTACGCCGTGATTGAAAAAATGATTCGCGTGATTTTGCTGGCGCCGTTCTTGTTCGCGCTGTCGGCCTGGTTGCGCGCACGCACGCAAGCGACGACGCACACACGCACACCGCTGGTGATTCCTTGGTTTGCAGTGTTGTTCATGCTCGTGGGCGCGTTCAACTCATTGCACTTGCTGGACCCGGCTTGGGTGCAGGGCATTTTGCAATTCGACAATTGGATTCTGGCGGCGGCGATGGCGGCGCTTGGGGTGCGGACGCATTGGAGGTCGGTGAAGCAGGCGGGGGCAAAACCGTTGCTGCTTGCTACCAGTGTTTTCGTCTGGTTGATCGTTGGCGGCTACGCCATCAATACTTTGGTGCTGCTGTTGTTTGTTTGA
- a CDS encoding cytochrome c oxidase subunit 3, whose translation MAEAHAHSNPSERYFVPHSSRWPIVASVALFVTMFGFATMLNEASFGKPVFYVGLAFLAIVMFKWFADVVGESVRGFYNRQVDTSFRMGMVWFIFSEIMFFAAFFGALFYTRQYALPWLAGEGHGVLTNDLLYNGYTGGWPANGPLSIGGHFQTVGAWGLPLLNTLILLTSGVTITIAHHALKAGQRQTLLVFLGLTILLGCTFLFFQAEEYMHAYSELNLKLSSGIYGSTFFMLTGFHGLHVTLGTVMLIVIWFRCLRGHFSRDDHFGFEAVAWYWHFVDVVWLMLFIFVYVL comes from the coding sequence ATGGCTGAAGCCCACGCACACTCAAACCCTTCCGAACGCTACTTCGTTCCGCATTCGAGCCGTTGGCCGATCGTGGCGTCGGTGGCGCTGTTCGTGACGATGTTCGGCTTCGCAACCATGTTGAACGAAGCCTCGTTCGGCAAGCCGGTGTTCTATGTCGGCCTCGCCTTCCTCGCGATCGTCATGTTTAAGTGGTTTGCCGACGTCGTTGGCGAATCGGTGCGTGGTTTCTACAACCGCCAAGTGGACACTTCGTTCCGCATGGGCATGGTCTGGTTCATCTTCTCGGAAATCATGTTCTTTGCCGCGTTTTTCGGCGCTTTGTTCTACACCCGCCAATACGCGTTGCCGTGGTTGGCCGGTGAAGGCCACGGCGTGTTGACCAACGACCTGCTGTACAACGGTTACACCGGCGGCTGGCCGGCCAATGGTCCGCTCTCGATCGGCGGCCATTTCCAAACGGTCGGCGCTTGGGGCCTACCGTTGTTGAATACGCTGATTCTGTTGACCTCGGGTGTCACCATCACCATCGCGCACCACGCTCTGAAGGCCGGTCAGCGCCAAACCTTGTTGGTGTTCCTGGGTCTCACCATCCTGTTGGGCTGCACGTTCTTGTTCTTCCAAGCTGAGGAATACATGCATGCCTATAGCGAGCTCAATCTGAAGCTCAGCTCGGGTATCTACGGCTCCACCTTCTTCATGCTCACCGGCTTCCACGGTCTGCACGTGACCCTCGGCACGGTGATGCTGATCGTGATTTGGTTCCGTTGCTTGCGCGGTCACTTCAGCCGTGACGACCACTTCGGCTTTGAAGCCGTCGCGTGGTACTGGCACTTTGTGGACGTCGTTTGGTTGATGCTCTTCATCTTCGTTTACGTCTTGTAA
- the cyoE gene encoding heme o synthase gives MSNWRSYWALTKPRVVALIVFTAVVGVFLAIDGLPTFAEAKLAVLGLLGIWLAAASAAAINHLLDRRIDEKMARTKGRPLPTHALKPAQVLTFAIALAVLSMAVLIIGVNWVCAALTFASMIGYAIIYTAWLKHATPQNIVIGGIAGAAPPLLGWSAITGMQGQWDWAHALLLVLIIFVWTPPHFWALAIFRRADYARALVPMLPVTHGVEYTRWQILLYTVLLFVVSLLPWVAGMSGIFYLVGALILGAVFVWYAWKLLNPPDEFFAMRVFHYSIVYLMALFAFLLADHWLLPWLRPAATMEWMRIA, from the coding sequence ATGAGCAATTGGCGAAGCTATTGGGCGCTCACCAAACCCCGCGTGGTGGCACTGATAGTGTTCACCGCCGTCGTCGGGGTGTTTCTCGCGATTGACGGTTTGCCGACCTTCGCCGAAGCCAAGCTCGCGGTGCTCGGATTGCTCGGCATTTGGTTGGCGGCCGCATCCGCCGCCGCCATCAACCATTTGTTGGATCGTCGTATCGACGAAAAAATGGCGCGCACCAAAGGGCGTCCGCTGCCGACCCACGCATTGAAGCCGGCACAAGTGCTGACCTTCGCGATCGCCTTGGCGGTCTTGTCGATGGCGGTGTTGATCATCGGTGTGAACTGGGTCTGTGCCGCGCTCACCTTCGCCTCGATGATCGGCTACGCCATCATCTACACCGCTTGGCTGAAACACGCGACACCGCAGAACATCGTCATCGGCGGAATCGCCGGCGCCGCACCGCCGCTGCTCGGCTGGTCGGCCATCACCGGCATGCAAGGCCAATGGGACTGGGCCCACGCACTGCTGTTGGTGCTGATCATCTTCGTCTGGACGCCGCCGCATTTTTGGGCCCTGGCCATTTTCCGCCGCGCCGACTACGCACGCGCACTGGTGCCGATGCTGCCGGTGACCCACGGCGTCGAATACACCCGTTGGCAAATCCTGCTCTACACCGTGCTGCTCTTCGTGGTCAGCCTGCTGCCCTGGGTGGCCGGCATGAGCGGCATCTTCTATCTGGTCGGCGCGCTCATCCTCGGCGCCGTGTTCGTCTGGTACGCATGGAAACTGCTGAACCCACCCGACGAATTCTTCGCCATGCGCGTCTTCCACTATTCCATCGTTTACCTGATGGCCCTGTTCGCCTTCCTACTCGCCGACCACTGGCTCCTCCCCTGGCTACGCCCCGCCGCCACCATGGAATGGATGCGCATAGCCTAA
- a CDS encoding COX15/CtaA family protein, whose protein sequence is MSRPLVPVVSRHFHRLAWFAVILAFCVIVFGAFVRLSNAGLSCPDWPTCYGQATWPKTIADASSHAASHIREFDNTRAWREQVHRQLAGTLGLLVFLLALGAVRKRAKGVMQVVGAAALVAVSIFAYMKGAQIDALTPLVRLSPESLPWFEGAAVLAAIGELVLLFAAWRWSNSDLSRVAVLTLAMIIVQALLGMWTVTWLLKPIVVMGHLLGGFTTFALLVWMAWRATNVPINLVDSQRIRVWVMVGLALLAVQIALGGWTSSNYAALSCGAGKSMAYFPKCAGQWWPDANFREGFVLWRGVGVDYEGGVLDGASRIGIQLVHRVMALAVFIYMWVLAVKFIRLPGMRGWGSAIALLVTTQVCLGIANVVFALPLKVAVAHNGVAALLLFALVSLLARLRSPIEEDANA, encoded by the coding sequence ATGAGTCGTCCTCTTGTTCCGGTGGTCTCGCGCCACTTCCATCGACTGGCTTGGTTTGCGGTCATCCTCGCGTTCTGCGTGATCGTGTTCGGTGCCTTCGTGCGCCTCTCCAATGCAGGCCTCAGCTGCCCGGATTGGCCGACCTGTTACGGCCAGGCCACATGGCCGAAGACGATTGCGGATGCTTCGTCGCACGCCGCCTCGCATATTCGCGAGTTCGACAACACGCGTGCCTGGCGTGAACAAGTGCACCGCCAATTGGCCGGCACTTTGGGCTTGCTGGTGTTCTTGCTGGCACTCGGCGCCGTACGCAAGCGTGCGAAGGGCGTGATGCAGGTGGTCGGTGCTGCTGCTTTAGTGGCGGTGTCGATTTTTGCCTATATGAAGGGCGCGCAGATCGATGCGCTGACGCCTTTGGTGCGCTTGTCGCCCGAATCGCTGCCGTGGTTTGAAGGCGCGGCGGTCTTGGCGGCCATCGGTGAGTTGGTGTTGTTGTTCGCGGCATGGCGGTGGTCGAACAGCGACCTCTCGCGCGTGGCCGTGCTGACCTTGGCAATGATCATCGTGCAGGCCTTGCTCGGCATGTGGACGGTCACTTGGTTGTTGAAACCGATCGTGGTCATGGGCCATTTGTTGGGCGGCTTCACCACCTTCGCCTTGCTGGTGTGGATGGCTTGGCGTGCCACCAATGTGCCGATCAATCTGGTCGACTCGCAACGCATCCGTGTTTGGGTGATGGTCGGCTTGGCATTGCTCGCGGTGCAAATCGCGCTCGGCGGTTGGACCAGTTCGAACTATGCCGCGCTGTCTTGCGGGGCAGGCAAATCGATGGCGTATTTCCCCAAGTGCGCGGGGCAGTGGTGGCCGGATGCCAACTTCCGTGAGGGCTTCGTGCTTTGGCGCGGCGTCGGCGTGGACTACGAAGGCGGTGTGCTGGACGGGGCGTCGCGCATCGGCATCCAACTCGTGCACCGCGTGATGGCATTGGCAGTCTTCATTTACATGTGGGTGTTGGCGGTGAAGTTCATCCGCTTGCCCGGCATGCGCGGCTGGGGCAGCGCCATCGCCTTGCTGGTGACCACGCAAGTGTGCCTCGGCATCGCCAATGTTGTGTTCGCCTTGCCGTTGAAGGTGGCGGTTGCGCACAATGGGGTCGCGGCGTTGCTGCTGTTCGCCTTGGTGAGCTTGTTGGCACGCCTTCGTTCTCCGATTGAGGAAGACGCAAACGCATGA